The genomic interval CGAAGACGCCGGCGAGTTCCGCCGTGGTGAGGTCGGCGTGCAACGTCACGTCGATAGGGCAGTCGGTCGCGCGGTCGCGGTACACGTCGGCGACGCGGTCGCGCTCGCGCGCCATCCCCGGGTCGTTCAGCACCACGTCCACGGAGAGGTCGCCGTCCACGGGGTCGCCGGGGCGCTCGTAGCTCTCCGGCACCGCCTTGAACACGTCGATGGGCGTGCCGTCCGCGAGCCAGCCGTGCTGGCGGCCCGACCGGAGCCGCGGGTTCTCCATCTCCACCGCCGCCACCGGCCCGGGCGTCGTCCGGTAGAAGTCGTCGAGGGTGCGCGACACGAGCTCCCGGCCGTCGAGCGGCGTCGTCTCCGCCGGGTGGACGTGCGCGAGCCGATGGAGGAGCCCGGGGAGCGCGCGCAGGGCGTCGGGCGTCGGGTCGACGTACATCGCGAGCGGCCACTCCGGGAGCGACACCCCGTCGAACGGCGCGTCCAGCGCGACCGCGAGGCGCTCCGTGGGCGGCGCGTCGGCCACGCCGGGGTCGATGTCGAGCGCGTCGAGGCGGTCGCGGTCGCCGTACCACGCGAGCGCGTCCAGCCAGAACGCGCGCTCCAGAACCCGGGCCGCCCGCCCGTCTTCGAGCGGTTCGTCCACGTTCGTCGCGGGCGCGCGGAGGCGGGCGGGCGCGTCCGCGACCGTGACGGTCGCGCCGAGGTAGTGTGCGAGCGGCGCGACGCGGAGCACGTCCCCTACCGCGTCCGGGACGCTGACGCGAATCCCCGTGTCCGGCGTGTCGTCGCGCGCGGGCGCGTCGGCGTCCGGGTCGAACTCGATGCGGGGCGGGTGGCGGCGCATCGTCGGGCGCGCCCGCGCCGGACTCGTCGTCCGGAGCGCGCCCCCGCTCGCGGTGACGGCGGCCGCCAGCCCCCGCGGGGTCGGTGGCGCGCTGACGCGGCCGATGGGGTCGGTGGCGCGCCCGAGGAACCCGAACTCGACCCGGGTCGGGGCGTCGAACGCGACGCGCACGCGCTCGCCGTCCCGGGAGACAGTGGCGGGGCCGTCGAAGCGCGCGCGGACTTCGAGCGACCCGAGGAGCGCGAGCGCGTGCGGGCCGCCGCCGAGCTCCGACGCCCCGTCCTCGGCGAGGCGGCGGGCCGGCTCGGACTCGTGGAGGACGGTTCGCGCGCGAACGTCGAACGCCGTCGTGCGGCCCGCGGCCGCGGCGTCCACGGGCACGTCGAACTCGCCGGGTCGTGTGCGGGAGAACTCGGCGGCGTTCACACTGCAGGCGTAGCCATCCCGGTCGGCGACGCGAACGCCGGTCGCCGTGACTTCCCGCGATAACACGGCGTCGGATACAGTCCACGCGCTTATATTTCTGTCGAGCACGCGATTGGATTATCTCGACGCTTGCCGGAGGTGGGTACACTTATGCCGTCGCGAGCGCGGGATTCACGCATGCGCTACGACAAGGTTCGGGAGGTCGACGACGCCGTCGCGGACGCGCTCGAAGGCGAGGACGAGCGCCAGGAGGACACGCTCGCGATGA from Salarchaeum japonicum carries:
- a CDS encoding CHAT domain-containing protein; amino-acid sequence: MLSREVTATGVRVADRDGYACSVNAAEFSRTRPGEFDVPVDAAAAGRTTAFDVRARTVLHESEPARRLAEDGASELGGGPHALALLGSLEVRARFDGPATVSRDGERVRVAFDAPTRVEFGFLGRATDPIGRVSAPPTPRGLAAAVTASGGALRTTSPARARPTMRRHPPRIEFDPDADAPARDDTPDTGIRVSVPDAVGDVLRVAPLAHYLGATVTVADAPARLRAPATNVDEPLEDGRAARVLERAFWLDALAWYGDRDRLDALDIDPGVADAPPTERLAVALDAPFDGVSLPEWPLAMYVDPTPDALRALPGLLHRLAHVHPAETTPLDGRELVSRTLDDFYRTTPGPVAAVEMENPRLRSGRQHGWLADGTPIDVFKAVPESYERPGDPVDGDLSVDVVLNDPGMARERDRVADVYRDRATDCPIDVTLHADLTTAELAGVFESDTDFVHYIGHCDEDGLLCADGRLSAASLDDVGARTFFLNACGSYHEGVRLVERGSAAGAVTFRKVLDEHAAQVGTAFARLLVAGFDIERALSVARRRIVMGKDYAVVGDGTWSLPHAGVRSPGVFTVESTDGGDAYEVAYEGGGVRTHGDYEPSPFPSARAGPSGRRETETLTASELREVLADADAPVVFDGEFVWSNAAVSRL